Proteins from a genomic interval of Vicia villosa cultivar HV-30 ecotype Madison, WI unplaced genomic scaffold, Vvil1.0 ctg.000577F_1_1, whole genome shotgun sequence:
- the LOC131629523 gene encoding oleosin Ara h 10.0101-like, with the protein QPHYHCFNSSQIFLLSNQLYNLIQTRASNTSTMTERTTPHQVLVHTTTRSTYDTAVNPQQGRSYDTAFTPQQRYEGRSYDTALTPQQRYEGRVTHYSDKTPSTSQVLAVIAGLPVGGILLALSGLSLLGTLTGLALTTPLFILFSPILVPATIIIGLAVAGFLTSGAFGLTALSSFSWVVNYIRQTQGTVPEQLESAKYRLADMASYVGQKTKEAGQKTKEVGQEIQSKAQESKQDIQVKAQESKRTSAATATTTTGTTAAA; encoded by the coding sequence CAACCTCATTATCATTGTTTCAATTCTTCACAAATATTTCTCTTGTCAAACCAGCTTTATAATTTAATCCAAACTCGAGCGAGCAACACATCAACAATGACGGAACGTACAACTCCACACCAAGTCCTAGTGCACACAACAACACGCAGTACTTACGACACCGCTGTTAACCCTCAACAGGGTAGATCTTACGACACCGCTTTTACCCCTCAACAGCGATATGAGGGTAGATCTTACGACACCGCTCTTACCCCTCAACAGCGATATGAGGGTAGAGTTACTCATTATTCTGATAAAACTCCATCAACCTCTCAAGTGCTTGCCGTCATTGCTGGCCTTCCTGTAGGCGGCATACTGCTTGCACTCTCTGGACTCTCCCTTCTCGGAACACTGACGGGACTGGCGCTCACAACCCCGCTTTTCATCCTCTTCAGTCCTATACTTGTTCCGGCCACCATTATCATTGGCCTGGCTGTTGCCGGATTTTTGACGTCCGGAGCTTTTGGGCTGACGGCTCTTTCGTCCTTCTCATGGGTCGTAAATTACATCCGACAGACTCAAGGGACTGTGCCCGAGCAACTCGAGTCCGCCAAGTATCGGTTGGCGGACATGGCAAGTTACGTGGGGCAGAAGACCAAGGAGGCAGGGCAGAAGACAAAGGAAGTTGGACAAGAGATACAGTCAAAGGCTCAGGAATCTAAGCAAGATATACAGGTAAAGGCTCAGGAATCCAAGCGAACATCAGCAGCAACAGCAACAACTACTACAGGGACAACAGCAGCAGCATGA